Genomic segment of Dehalogenimonas alkenigignens:
TTGATCGAGCAGCTGACCCGCCTGACTTTTTACGGTTTTCTGACAAAAGAAATCGATCTTTTCGGGAAAAAGGAGAGCGCATGAGCGTCACCGCCAGGTCCATTGTCGTTGAAAACCTGACCTACAGTTACGGCGATCTGATTGCCGTGGATCACGTGAACTTCACGGTCGGCAAGGGTGAGATCCTGGGATTTCTGGGCCCGAACGGCGCCGGCAAGACAACCACCCAGAAGATGCTCACCGGCCAGCTTCTGCCCAAAGAGGGCCGCGCCAGCCTGCTCGGTTTCGACGTGGCTACGCAGACGCTGGAAGTGCAGTCCCGGATCGGGGTGTGTTTTGAACAGACCAATCTTTACGAGCAGATGACCGCCATCGATAACTTGAGGCTGTTCGCCGATCTTTTCGGCGTACCGAACTTTGACGGATATGCCCTGTTAAAGCGTGTCGGGCTGCCCGGCCGGGAGAAGGATAAGGTCTCCAGCTACTCCAAAGGCATGAAACAGCGCCTGATGGTAGCCAGAAGTATGGTTAACCGGCCGGAAATCCTTTTTATGGACGAACCGACCAGCGGGTTGGACCCGGTGTCCTCCGAAGCCATCCGCCAAATTATCCTGGAGGAGCGGGACCGCGGCGCCACCGTGTTTTTAACGACCCATGACATGTGGGAAGCGGACAAGCTGTGCGACCGCGTCGCTTTCATGGACGGCGGTAAGATCGCCGCCCTCGATACGCCCCGTAATCTAAAACAAAAATACGGCAAGCGCTCGCTGGTGGCTGAAATCGCCGCCGCTGGCGGGCGCCTCGATAAACGGGAGATCACCCTGGACGCGGAAGGCACCGCCGAAGAGGTACGGGATCTTTTCGCCGGAGGCAAAGTAGTCACCATCCACTCCGAAGAAGCCACCCTGGAGGACATCTTCATCAAGGTCACGGGGCGGAGGCTGACCGTATGAACCCCCGGACGATCAAGGCGTTATTGAAGAAGGATATCGCCCTGTTCACCGGCAACCGTTTCTACCTGCTCATCACGGTGCTGGGTCTGATTTTTTATATCGCCATTTATCTGATCCTGCCCTCGAAGGTAGATGAAAAACTGTCACTGGGAATGTACGCCCCGGTGGTGCCGCCCGCCTTTGAACAACTCACCGCCCAGGGCGCCGAAATTGAATTTTTCGAAACAGAGGCGGCGCTCAAACAGGCCGTTCTTGACGGCGGCCACCAAGTGGGCGTGTCGCTGCCGGCCGACATCATGGAGGTCTGGAATGCCGGCGGTAAACCCGGCATCACCGTTTACTACTCCGCCACAGCTCCCCCGGAGACCGCCGAGGCCATCGTCACGTTAATCAAGGAACTTTCCTACATCCAGACCGGCCAGGCACTGCAATTCGATACCACCGAAGAGATTCTGGGCCCCGATCTCCTCGGCGCCCAGATAGCGCTGCGAGACCGCATGCGCCCGATGCTGGCGGTATTGATCCTGCTCACCGAGGTAATGACCCTGGCCGCCCTGATCGCCGTGGAGATTGAACAGGGCACCGCTCGGGCGCTCCTGGTCACGCCGATGCGTACCTCGGACCTTTTCGCCGCCAAGGGCATTTTGGGTGTCGGTCTGGCTCTGGGGCAGGCGGTCATTTTCATGGGCCTGGTCGGCGGTTTCAGCCACCAGCCGCTGCTTATACTTGCCACGCTGATCATCGCCAGCATCTTCGTGGTCGGCGCCGGCTTCCTGCTGGCTTCGCTGGCGCGGGATACCAACGCCGTCACCGGCTGGGGCATCATGGTCCTGATCCTGCTGGCGGTACCCGGCTTCGGCGCCGTCGTGCCGGGACTCCTGGCTGATTGGGCGAAGGTCATCCCCTCTTATTATCTCATCGACACGGTCAACCGGGTGGTCAACTACGGCGCCGGCTGGAGCGACACAGCCGGAAACCTGCTGGTGATGAGCGGGATTTCCGCCGTCCTGCTTGGCGCCGGGCTGTTGGTGTTAAGGAGGCGATTCCAGTGAAACTTAACCGGGTGGGCATACTGGTCAGAAACGAAGTCCTGCACGGGCCCAAAGACGTCATGCTGGTAATCGCGGTAGTCTTCCCCATCCTGGCTGCCCTTTTC
This window contains:
- a CDS encoding ABC transporter ATP-binding protein, coding for MSVTARSIVVENLTYSYGDLIAVDHVNFTVGKGEILGFLGPNGAGKTTTQKMLTGQLLPKEGRASLLGFDVATQTLEVQSRIGVCFEQTNLYEQMTAIDNLRLFADLFGVPNFDGYALLKRVGLPGREKDKVSSYSKGMKQRLMVARSMVNRPEILFMDEPTSGLDPVSSEAIRQIILEERDRGATVFLTTHDMWEADKLCDRVAFMDGGKIAALDTPRNLKQKYGKRSLVAEIAAAGGRLDKREITLDAEGTAEEVRDLFAGGKVVTIHSEEATLEDIFIKVTGRRLTV
- a CDS encoding ABC transporter permease, which produces MNPRTIKALLKKDIALFTGNRFYLLITVLGLIFYIAIYLILPSKVDEKLSLGMYAPVVPPAFEQLTAQGAEIEFFETEAALKQAVLDGGHQVGVSLPADIMEVWNAGGKPGITVYYSATAPPETAEAIVTLIKELSYIQTGQALQFDTTEEILGPDLLGAQIALRDRMRPMLAVLILLTEVMTLAALIAVEIEQGTARALLVTPMRTSDLFAAKGILGVGLALGQAVIFMGLVGGFSHQPLLILATLIIASIFVVGAGFLLASLARDTNAVTGWGIMVLILLAVPGFGAVVPGLLADWAKVIPSYYLIDTVNRVVNYGAGWSDTAGNLLVMSGISAVLLGAGLLVLRRRFQ